One window from the genome of Rhinolophus ferrumequinum isolate MPI-CBG mRhiFer1 chromosome 10, mRhiFer1_v1.p, whole genome shotgun sequence encodes:
- the LOC117028616 gene encoding keratin, type II cuticular Hb5 isoform X2 produces MSCRSYRINSGCGVPRTFSSCSAVAPKTGNRCCITAAPYRGVSCYRGLTGFGSRSLSHLGACGPRMAVGGFRSGSYGRSFGYRSGGVCGPSPPCITTVSVNESLLTPLNLEIDPNAQCVKHEEKEQIKCLNNRFAAFIDKVRFLEQQNKLLETKWQFYQNQRCCESNLEPLFNGYIETLRREAECVEADSGRLASELNHVQEVLEGYKKKYEEEVALRATAENEFVVLKKDVDCAYLRKSDLEANVEALVEESSFLKRLYDEELQILHAHISDTSVIVKMDNSRDLNMDCVVAEIKAQYDDVASRSRAEAESWYRSKCEEMKATVIRHGETLRRTKEEINELNRMIQRLTAEIENAKCQRAKLEAAVAEAEQQGEAAISDARCKLAELEAALQKAKQDMACLLKEYQEVMNSKLGLDIEIATYRRLLEGEEHRLCEGVGAVNVCNSSRGGVTCGGLTCSTTPGRQIVSGPTATGGSITVMAPDSCAPCQPRSSSFSCGSSRCVRFA; encoded by the exons ATGTCGTGCCGCTCCTACCGGATCAACTCAGGATGTGGGGTCCCCAGAACCTTCAGCTCCTGTTCAGCTGTGGCCCCCAAAACTGGCAACCGCTGCTGCATCACCGCTGCCCCTTATCGGGGGGTGTCCTGCTACCGGGGGCTGACGGGCTTCGGCAGCCGCAGCCTCTCTCACCTGGGCGCCTGTGGGCCCCGCATGGCTGTGGGCGGCTTCCGCTCTGGCTCCTATGGCCGCAGCTTCGGATACCGCTCGGGCGGCGTGTGTGGGCCCAGCCCGCCCTGCATCACCACCGTGTCTGTCAACGAGAGCCTTCTCACGCCCCTCAACCTGGAGATCGACCCCAACGCACAGTGCGTGAAGCATGAGGAGAAGGAGCAGATCAAGTGTCTTAACAACAGGTTCGCTGCCTTCATCGACAAG GTGCGCTTCCTGGAGCAGCAGAACAAGCTGCTGGAGACCAAATGGCAGTTCTACCAGAACCAGCGCTGCTGTGAGAGCAACCTGGAGCCGCTGTTCAATGGCTACATCGAGACGCTGAGGCGGGAGGCCGAGTGTGTGGAGGCGGACAGCGGAAGGCTGGCCTCAGAGCTCAACCACGTGCAGGAGGTGCTGGAGGGCTACAAGAAGAA GTATGAAGAGGAGGTGGCTCTGAGAGCCACAGCAGAGAACGAGTTCGTGGTTCTAAAGAAG GACGTGGACTGCGCCTACCTGCGGAAATCAGACCTGGAGGCCAACGTGGAGGCCCTGGTGGAGGAATCTAGCTTCCTGAAGCGCCTCTATGATGAG GAGCTTCAGATTCTCCACGCTCACATCTCAGACACCTCGGTCATCGTCAAGATGGACAACAGCCGCGACCTCAACATGGACTGCGTCGTGGCCGAGATCAAGGCTCAGTACGACGACGTCGCCAGCCGCAGCCGGGCCGAGGCCGAGTCCTGGTACCGCAGCAAG TGTGAGGAGATGAAGGCCACGGTGATCCGTCACGGGGAGACCCTGCGCCGCACCAAGGAGGAGATCAACGAGCTGAACCGCATGATCCAGAGGCTGACCGCCGAGATTGAGAATGCCAAGTGCCAG CGGGCCAAGCTGGAGGCTGCTGTGGCCGAGGCGGAGCAGCAGGGTGAGGCGGCCATCAGCGATGCCCGCTGCAAGCTGGCCGAGCTGGAGGCCGCCCTGCAGAAGGCCAAGCAGGACATGGCCTGCCTGCTCAAGGAGTACCAGGAGGTGATGAACTCCAAGCTGGGCCTGGACATCGAGATCGCCACCTACAGGCGCCTGCTGGAGGGCGAGGAGCACAG GCTGTGCGAAGGTGTGGGCGCAGTGAATGTCTGTAA CAGCTCCCGCGGTGGAGTCACCTGTGGGGGCCTCACGTGTAGCACCACCCCTGGGCGCCAGATTGTCTCTGGCCCCACGGCCACCGGGGGCAGCATCACGGTGATGGCGCCTGACTCCTGCGCCCCGTGTCAGCCCCGCTCCTCCAGCTTCAGCTGCGGGAGCAGCCGGTGCGTCCGCTTTGCGTAG
- the LOC117028616 gene encoding keratin, type II cuticular Hb5 isoform X1, translating to MSCRSYRINSGCGVPRTFSSCSAVAPKTGNRCCITAAPYRGVSCYRGLTGFGSRSLSHLGACGPRMAVGGFRSGSYGRSFGYRSGGVCGPSPPCITTVSVNESLLTPLNLEIDPNAQCVKHEEKEQIKCLNNRFAAFIDKVRFLEQQNKLLETKWQFYQNQRCCESNLEPLFNGYIETLRREAECVEADSGRLASELNHVQEVLEGYKKKYEEEVALRATAENEFVVLKKDVDCAYLRKSDLEANVEALVEESSFLKRLYDEELQILHAHISDTSVIVKMDNSRDLNMDCVVAEIKAQYDDVASRSRAEAESWYRSKCEEMKATVIRHGETLRRTKEEINELNRMIQRLTAEIENAKCQRAKLEAAVAEAEQQGEAAISDARCKLAELEAALQKAKQDMACLLKEYQEVMNSKLGLDIEIATYRRLLEGEEHRLCEGVGAVNVCVSSSRGGVTCGGLTCSTTPGRQIVSGPTATGGSITVMAPDSCAPCQPRSSSFSCGSSRCVRFA from the exons ATGTCGTGCCGCTCCTACCGGATCAACTCAGGATGTGGGGTCCCCAGAACCTTCAGCTCCTGTTCAGCTGTGGCCCCCAAAACTGGCAACCGCTGCTGCATCACCGCTGCCCCTTATCGGGGGGTGTCCTGCTACCGGGGGCTGACGGGCTTCGGCAGCCGCAGCCTCTCTCACCTGGGCGCCTGTGGGCCCCGCATGGCTGTGGGCGGCTTCCGCTCTGGCTCCTATGGCCGCAGCTTCGGATACCGCTCGGGCGGCGTGTGTGGGCCCAGCCCGCCCTGCATCACCACCGTGTCTGTCAACGAGAGCCTTCTCACGCCCCTCAACCTGGAGATCGACCCCAACGCACAGTGCGTGAAGCATGAGGAGAAGGAGCAGATCAAGTGTCTTAACAACAGGTTCGCTGCCTTCATCGACAAG GTGCGCTTCCTGGAGCAGCAGAACAAGCTGCTGGAGACCAAATGGCAGTTCTACCAGAACCAGCGCTGCTGTGAGAGCAACCTGGAGCCGCTGTTCAATGGCTACATCGAGACGCTGAGGCGGGAGGCCGAGTGTGTGGAGGCGGACAGCGGAAGGCTGGCCTCAGAGCTCAACCACGTGCAGGAGGTGCTGGAGGGCTACAAGAAGAA GTATGAAGAGGAGGTGGCTCTGAGAGCCACAGCAGAGAACGAGTTCGTGGTTCTAAAGAAG GACGTGGACTGCGCCTACCTGCGGAAATCAGACCTGGAGGCCAACGTGGAGGCCCTGGTGGAGGAATCTAGCTTCCTGAAGCGCCTCTATGATGAG GAGCTTCAGATTCTCCACGCTCACATCTCAGACACCTCGGTCATCGTCAAGATGGACAACAGCCGCGACCTCAACATGGACTGCGTCGTGGCCGAGATCAAGGCTCAGTACGACGACGTCGCCAGCCGCAGCCGGGCCGAGGCCGAGTCCTGGTACCGCAGCAAG TGTGAGGAGATGAAGGCCACGGTGATCCGTCACGGGGAGACCCTGCGCCGCACCAAGGAGGAGATCAACGAGCTGAACCGCATGATCCAGAGGCTGACCGCCGAGATTGAGAATGCCAAGTGCCAG CGGGCCAAGCTGGAGGCTGCTGTGGCCGAGGCGGAGCAGCAGGGTGAGGCGGCCATCAGCGATGCCCGCTGCAAGCTGGCCGAGCTGGAGGCCGCCCTGCAGAAGGCCAAGCAGGACATGGCCTGCCTGCTCAAGGAGTACCAGGAGGTGATGAACTCCAAGCTGGGCCTGGACATCGAGATCGCCACCTACAGGCGCCTGCTGGAGGGCGAGGAGCACAG GCTGTGCGAAGGTGTGGGCGCAGTGAATGTCT GCGTCAGCAGCTCCCGCGGTGGAGTCACCTGTGGGGGCCTCACGTGTAGCACCACCCCTGGGCGCCAGATTGTCTCTGGCCCCACGGCCACCGGGGGCAGCATCACGGTGATGGCGCCTGACTCCTGCGCCCCGTGTCAGCCCCGCTCCTCCAGCTTCAGCTGCGGGAGCAGCCGGTGCGTCCGCTTTGCGTAG